In Fluviicola taffensis DSM 16823, the following are encoded in one genomic region:
- a CDS encoding OmpA family protein: MKSTLLLLFISYSSLFSFAQIDVQKDSIALLFDYKRSVILNNSILELKFREISEPISKIVLLGYTDSLGEVSDNELLAEKRIQAVNTLLKNSAWKNVLIETKNVNETGGFPQTSLELNRRVDVLVFVSAKQEKPLVFELNKPVNLNINFENANAVVKAESIPNLEKLNRILLEDTSLFVRLNGHVCCTSAQELSFQRANTVMTYLLKHGIPQSRIYAEGFSNTQLLVPDNSEENMAINRRVEAIFYRKD; encoded by the coding sequence ATGAAATCAACCTTACTACTCCTTTTTATCAGCTATTCGAGTTTATTTTCCTTTGCTCAAATCGATGTACAGAAAGATTCAATTGCTCTTTTGTTTGATTACAAAAGATCGGTTATCTTGAATAATTCCATCTTAGAATTGAAGTTTCGTGAAATCAGCGAACCTATTTCTAAAATTGTATTGCTTGGTTATACCGATTCATTAGGAGAAGTATCAGACAATGAACTTTTGGCTGAGAAACGAATTCAGGCAGTGAATACACTTCTTAAAAACTCAGCTTGGAAGAATGTTCTGATTGAAACGAAGAATGTAAATGAAACGGGAGGTTTTCCGCAGACTAGTTTGGAGCTCAATAGAAGAGTAGATGTACTGGTGTTTGTTTCCGCTAAACAAGAAAAACCGCTTGTCTTTGAATTGAATAAACCAGTTAATTTGAATATCAATTTTGAGAATGCAAACGCGGTTGTTAAGGCTGAATCAATTCCTAATTTGGAAAAATTAAACAGGATTCTATTGGAAGATACTTCTTTGTTTGTAAGACTGAATGGACATGTTTGCTGCACTTCCGCTCAAGAATTGTCGTTTCAAAGAGCAAATACTGTGATGACTTATTTGTTGAAACACGGAATTCCCCAGTCGAGAATCTATGCGGAAGGCTTTAGCAATACGCAACTTTTGGTTCCAGATAATTCAGAAGAAAATATGGCAATAAACAGAAGAGTAGAAGCGATTTTTTATCGGAAAGATTAA
- the alr gene encoding alanine racemase, whose product MRLNYSIEACASIFEATIIGSSSESITHIYFDSRKIQQANGALFFALSGHSRSGNEFIENAYQQGIRFFVIAKNASSKFHPDALYFQVEEPLTALQQLATHHRKQYTYPVVAITGSVGKTTFKEWIFHCISDKFKVVRSPKSFNSQIGVALSLLEMHENASIAFIEAGISKPGEMKILRDMIQPDFGIFTAFGKAHRENFADNEEHLLEKWTLFRECKLAFIPHTFADLENRLPGNFQVCESYENHHFPIGYSGMLGVLKTFLAYLQFESHQILERINSLPTLALRMEVFEGVNGNTIINDTYNLDFDALSEALIYQRQLAPTKKRIVVIGLSEKHAHERLEIEKLITSFNPDEFHFIPEGKSIPWENFHNAVVLVKAHRDRAFEHEVARGKALKHRTIVEINLSAIKHNVSFYQSRIPKEVKILAMVKASSYGSGADKVAPFLQQSGIRNFGVAFADEGVELRKAGIGISSSIVVMNPDPEHSDLIIEYRLEPAIYSFEQLDEFITALIHKQISAYPIHLKFDTGMHRLGFAPSDKERILAIINSQPEVKIQGIYSHLADADNPIHSEFTQKQLTSFESIVSYFRTNSSDSFLAHILNSEGSLRYPESCYDMIRLGISMYGYTENNQLKASLQGSVSWYSSISQIKAVPKGDFIGYGISYQAIEDMTIAIIPVGYADGFRRSLSNGKGSVFIHGIKCPVVGRVCMDMIMVDISSVDAKINDSVEIIGQNQPMEVFAKSMETIPYEVMTGLSKRMHRVYVEE is encoded by the coding sequence TTGAGATTAAATTATTCCATTGAGGCGTGTGCATCCATTTTTGAAGCAACAATAATTGGTTCCAGTTCAGAATCAATCACGCATATTTACTTTGATTCCCGCAAAATTCAACAAGCTAACGGAGCATTGTTTTTTGCACTTTCTGGTCATTCAAGATCTGGAAATGAATTCATTGAGAATGCCTATCAACAAGGTATTCGCTTTTTTGTGATTGCGAAAAATGCTTCTTCAAAATTTCACCCAGATGCCCTTTATTTTCAAGTGGAAGAACCTTTAACTGCTCTTCAACAATTAGCAACTCATCATCGGAAACAATATACTTATCCAGTTGTTGCCATCACAGGAAGTGTTGGAAAAACAACTTTCAAAGAATGGATTTTCCATTGTATTTCAGATAAATTCAAAGTAGTTCGAAGTCCAAAAAGTTTCAACTCACAAATTGGCGTTGCTTTGTCTCTGTTGGAAATGCATGAGAATGCGTCCATTGCTTTTATTGAAGCTGGAATTTCTAAGCCTGGTGAAATGAAAATTCTCCGCGATATGATTCAGCCCGACTTTGGTATTTTCACCGCATTTGGAAAAGCACATCGTGAAAATTTTGCAGATAATGAAGAACATTTACTGGAAAAATGGACGCTTTTTCGTGAATGCAAATTGGCATTTATTCCACATACTTTTGCTGATTTAGAAAACAGATTACCTGGAAATTTTCAGGTTTGTGAATCTTATGAAAACCACCATTTTCCAATTGGATATAGCGGAATGTTAGGTGTTTTGAAAACATTTTTGGCCTATTTGCAATTTGAATCTCACCAAATTCTAGAGCGAATTAATTCACTTCCAACCCTTGCTTTACGCATGGAAGTTTTTGAAGGAGTCAATGGAAATACAATCATCAATGACACATACAATTTAGATTTCGATGCTTTAAGTGAAGCTTTAATTTATCAACGTCAATTGGCACCAACCAAAAAACGAATTGTAGTCATTGGTTTATCTGAAAAACATGCGCATGAGCGATTGGAAATTGAGAAACTAATCACTTCCTTCAATCCAGATGAGTTTCATTTTATCCCAGAAGGAAAATCGATTCCCTGGGAAAATTTTCACAATGCAGTGGTTCTTGTTAAAGCACATCGAGATCGCGCATTTGAACACGAAGTAGCAAGAGGAAAAGCCTTGAAACACCGAACAATTGTTGAGATTAACCTCAGTGCGATCAAACACAATGTTTCTTTTTACCAATCCAGAATACCAAAAGAGGTGAAAATTTTGGCGATGGTAAAAGCATCTTCATACGGTTCTGGCGCAGATAAAGTAGCTCCTTTTTTACAACAAAGCGGCATTCGAAATTTTGGAGTTGCCTTTGCAGATGAAGGTGTGGAATTGCGGAAAGCAGGAATTGGAATTTCATCTTCAATTGTAGTCATGAATCCAGATCCAGAGCACAGTGACTTGATTATTGAATACCGGTTGGAACCCGCTATTTATTCCTTCGAGCAATTGGATGAATTTATAACGGCTTTGATCCACAAACAAATTTCAGCCTATCCCATTCATTTGAAATTTGATACAGGAATGCATCGATTGGGTTTTGCACCCAGTGATAAAGAACGTATTTTGGCGATTATCAATTCACAGCCAGAAGTGAAAATTCAAGGAATTTACTCGCATTTAGCAGATGCTGACAATCCAATTCACAGCGAATTCACACAAAAACAATTAACCTCTTTTGAAAGCATTGTTTCCTATTTCAGAACCAATAGTTCGGATTCATTTTTGGCACATATTCTCAATTCAGAAGGCTCTTTGCGCTATCCGGAAAGCTGTTACGATATGATTCGCTTGGGAATCTCTATGTACGGCTACACCGAAAACAACCAATTGAAAGCTTCTTTACAAGGAAGTGTTTCTTGGTATAGTTCCATTTCACAAATCAAAGCTGTTCCAAAAGGAGATTTCATTGGTTACGGAATATCCTATCAAGCAATCGAAGATATGACCATAGCTATCATCCCCGTTGGCTACGCAGATGGTTTTAGACGTAGTTTAAGTAACGGAAAGGGTTCTGTGTTCATTCATGGAATTAAGTGTCCCGTTGTAGGTCGCGTATGCATGGATATGATTATGGTCGATATCAGTTCGGTGGATGCGAAGATCAATGATTCAGTGGAAATTATCGGACAAAATCAACCCATGGAAGTTTTTGCTAAGTCGATGGAAACCATTCCGTATGAAGTTATGACAGGATTATCGAAACGGATGCACCGGGTTTATGTGGAGGAATAA
- a CDS encoding methylated-DNA--[protein]-cysteine S-methyltransferase, with translation MNLLFSTLKWMLDSQQIGITLEELSKRVDLGEWETQHLFQEYLGKDPIRFVQDAFSPSLAQVSRQAQLSIFDLFDDSLSDSKPSIDLDIHLLEEIPSEIQYSIFPYFLGSVFIASNESGICQLTFEDSEVGSIRLRRTFPKSTIREEKTALQELAYQTLMNYFVKTEDLPVLPIAVKATSFQVSVWNELAKLPNGELTSYGAIAQNLGDINASRAVGTAVGANPIAMLIPCHRVVHQSGKVGNFRWGSWRKQLLLGIEK, from the coding sequence ATGAATTTGCTTTTCAGTACGCTGAAATGGATGCTTGATTCTCAACAAATTGGAATCACTTTGGAAGAGTTGTCCAAACGAGTAGATTTGGGCGAATGGGAAACACAACACCTTTTTCAAGAGTATTTGGGGAAGGATCCAATTCGGTTTGTGCAAGATGCCTTTTCTCCATCCTTGGCGCAAGTGAGTAGACAAGCACAATTATCTATTTTTGATTTGTTTGATGATTCGTTAAGCGATTCGAAACCAAGTATCGATTTAGATATTCATTTGCTCGAAGAAATTCCATCTGAAATTCAGTATTCAATTTTCCCTTATTTTTTGGGATCTGTTTTTATAGCGAGTAATGAATCAGGCATTTGTCAATTGACTTTTGAAGATAGCGAGGTTGGCTCGATTCGTTTGAGAAGAACTTTTCCCAAAAGCACCATTCGAGAAGAAAAAACGGCTTTGCAAGAGTTGGCTTATCAGACATTGATGAATTATTTTGTAAAAACGGAAGATCTTCCAGTGCTTCCAATAGCTGTAAAAGCAACATCTTTTCAAGTTTCTGTTTGGAATGAATTGGCAAAACTTCCCAATGGAGAACTAACAAGTTATGGTGCCATAGCCCAAAATTTGGGAGACATCAATGCTTCAAGGGCTGTGGGAACCGCCGTTGGTGCAAATCCAATTGCGATGTTGATTCCTTGTCACCGAGTGGTACACCAAAGTGGTAAAGTTGGAAACTTCCGTTGGGGAAGCTGGAGAAAACAATTGCTGTTGGGAATTGAAAAGTAG